A window of Hemibagrus wyckioides isolate EC202008001 linkage group LG03, SWU_Hwy_1.0, whole genome shotgun sequence contains these coding sequences:
- the cep68 gene encoding centrosomal protein of 68 kDa, which produces MEQRNYLRRKSRIPAFIRSGCTRHLTEDACDTSKSLHGQDAKDFNRESGASKKTVTMAPTSRYMTGRSLYMARKPLISTEHHSSILKNPLAHEYSERVQLSNLENSQDERTDTNILESTSDPQITVSSLSATREDLCASLNLSELRLYSSHGEPNINPIHSTNIVENRSLCSSPLDDLSLTAPLSPKWTSTQRILPYSYKSQTHTSKSTNTRAYQQERHSFLDTGFSVSNSKRYPSESKRMSHCQANYWACAIPSTLPPSSDRKSPSWDPDKEYQTLLDYTYPLRPNMTNAWNSNKHRLQTDQPLHDSGIEVDSFLSSSSLSFLDQPLSGMRQDRSGPAYNQTFGFQCPNLRELPHSKSSDLRVSTSLNSSLEQVGLSLESLDCGKDNFRYKKFGIFSTSRSAPTFIRTTSILPHLGSLGEWDEEFLQLPEQLQEIQDLSQKLKDITVQISQPVTTNWEPLQREHASSSLQVDEQAPEVSSVQGSTEDVSLTAQMKGLDTRAQVISHQMTNVEAIVDQLSGMSSYEFKREKETDKGVEDTQESLMQHLQIFCSNLQKLIQWLHKVVEKIDVLSPPSVDIESVKTSLADYKSFQEEVQAHRPLTTSVLQTGEMLLCCMNSASPFLKDTLMLIERQSHVLEAHSEHLFSSILSTMDCLTEPNSQDNTEEASFSSQDQ; this is translated from the exons ATGGAGCAAAGGAACTATCTGAGGCGTAAAAGCAGGATCCCAGCATTTATTCGCAGTGGCTGCACAAGACATCTCACAGAGGACGCCTGTGACACATCAAAGTCACTGCATGGCCAGGACGCTAAGGACTTCAACAGAGAGAGTGGTGCTAGCAAAAAAACTGTTACCATGGCACCTACTTCTAGGTACATGACAGGCAGGAGCTTGTACATGGCCCGAAAGCCACTGATCTCAACAGAGCACCACAGTTCAATCCTAAAAAATCCTCTCGCACATGAGTACTCTGAAAGG gTTCAGTTGAGCAATTTGGAAAATTCGCAAGACGAAAGGACAGATACTAACATTTTGGAAAGCACAAGTGATCCACAGATCACTGTTTCTTCTCTTTCAGCAACCAGGGAAGACCTTTGTGCTTCCTTGAATTTGTCAGAGCTCAGGTTATATTCTTCTCATGGAGAACCTAATATCAACCCTATTCATTCAACAAATATAGTTGAAAATAGGAGTCTTTGTAGTTCCCCTTTAGATGATTTGAGCCTTACAGCCCCATTAAGTCCAAAGTGGACTTCAACCCAGCGGATTTTACCTTATTCATACAAATCCCAAACTCATACCTCCAAAAGTACAAATACAAGAGCATACCAGCAAGAGAGACATTCCTTTCTTGACACTGGTTTCTCAGTGAGTAACAGCAAGAGGTACCCATCTGAATCTAAACGAATGTCCCACTGTCAAGCCAATTACTGGGCTTGTGCTATCCCCAGTACCTTACCACCTTCTTCAGACCGGAAGTCTCCCAGCTGGGACCCTGACAAAGAGTATCAGACCCTCCTGGATTATACATACCCTCTAAGGCCCAACATGACCAATGCCTGGAATTCAAACAAACACAGGTTGCAAACCGATCAACCTTTACATGACTCTGGCATTGAAGTGGACAGTTTTCTCAGTTCTTCTAGTCTTTCGTTTTTGGACCAGCCTCTTTCTGGAATGAGGCAGGATAGATCTGGTCCAGCTTATAATCAAACATTTGGATTTCAATGTCCTAATCTGAGGGAACTGCCACATTCCAAGTCATCAGACCTCAGGGTGTCTACAAGTCTAAATTCCTCACTGGAACAGGTGGGTTTATCATTGGAAAGTCTGGATTGTGGGAAAGACAACTTTCGTTATAAGAAATTTGGCATCTTTTCCACATCCAGGTCAGCCCCGACCTTTATCAGGACCACAAGCATCTTACCCCATCTGGGGTCACTTGGAGAGTGGGATGAGGAGTTTCTCCAGTTGCCTGAACAGCTACAGGAGATTCAAGATCTTTCTCAGAAACTAAAAGAcatcacagtacaaataagTCAGCCAGTCACCACCAACTGGGAGCCTCTGCAGAGGGAGCATGCTTCTTCATCACTACAGGTGGATGAACAGGCACCTGAGGTCTCCAGTGTGCAAGGGTCTACTGAAGATGTTTCTCTCACAGCGCAGATGAAAGGACTGGATACTAGAGCACAGGTAATCAGCCATCAGATGACGAATGTGGAAGCCATTGTGGATCAGCTGAGTGGAATGTCTTCATATGAGTTTAAGAGGGAAAAGGAGACTGACAAGGGGGTGGAAGACACCCAGGAGTCCCTCATGCAGCACTTACAG ATTTTCTGCTCAAATTTACAAAAACTGATTCAGTGGTTGCACAAGGTGGTGGAGAAGATAGATGTCCTTTCTCCTCCTTCAGTGGACATCGAGAGTGTTAAAACCTCTCTAGCTGACTATAAG AGTTTTCAGGAGGAAGTCCAAGCCCACAGGCCACTTACTACATCTGTCCTCCAGACTGGAGAGATGCTTTTGTGCTGTATGAACTCAGCCTCTCCCT TTCTGAAGGATACACTGATGCTGATAGAGAGGCAGTCCCATGTGTTGGAGGCTCATTCAGAGCACCTCTTCTCCTCAATCTTATCCACCATGGACTGTCTCACTGAACCAAACTCTCAGGACAACACAG A